Proteins from a single region of Undibacterium sp. KW1:
- a CDS encoding LysE family translocator: MEWSLFLKAMLIGLSIAAPVGPIGLMCIQRTLAYGMRTGFVSGMGAACADAVYGAIGAFGMVAITDYFVSLSTPLAIAGAAFLAWMGGKLLLSKAQLVGQDVANKQTVINTFLSIFMLTITNPMTIVSFIAVFASIAGPVAVHPSAAAFMVAGVFSGSALWWLILSSGVALIRKKISTTTMMLINRAGGCLLLGFAAWQILSLRT; encoded by the coding sequence ATGGAATGGAGTCTGTTTTTAAAGGCAATGCTGATAGGCCTGTCGATTGCCGCACCGGTCGGCCCCATAGGCTTGATGTGCATACAGCGTACGCTGGCATATGGCATGCGCACCGGTTTTGTCAGTGGCATGGGTGCGGCATGTGCTGATGCGGTGTATGGTGCGATAGGGGCATTTGGCATGGTGGCCATCACCGATTATTTTGTGTCGCTGAGTACACCATTGGCAATAGCGGGGGCCGCCTTCCTGGCATGGATGGGTGGCAAACTGCTATTGAGCAAAGCGCAACTTGTGGGCCAGGATGTCGCAAACAAGCAGACTGTGATCAACACATTTTTATCCATCTTCATGCTGACCATCACCAACCCGATGACCATAGTCTCTTTCATTGCGGTGTTTGCCAGCATCGCGGGCCCGGTTGCCGTGCATCCTTCTGCCGCGGCTTTCATGGTCGCAGGCGTATTTTCAGGATCAGCCTTGTGGTGGTTGATCTTGAGTAGTGGAGTAGCATTGATACGCAAGAAAATCAGCACCACAACAATGATGCTGATTAACCGCGCTGGTGGGTGTTTATTGCTCGGGTTCGCGGCATGGCAAATACTGAGTTTGCGTACCTGA
- a CDS encoding AraC family transcriptional regulator, with product MKKFQAQPVAQLHPYIDRIWGWENEADEIIALPELLPGTGAELYFHYGSPFQSRNSVTDKLEKLAPSHLLCMRQQKLALFAAADIGFIAVRFKIGMLPRFTDIPMRELADQTVTAEDIWGQAARGLCSQLSSADTLQEKLKLINAFLLGQLRLAAADALIEQAMPLLYRRYADISIQELADHFHIGRRQFERRFLAVSGQTANTVKCMSRFQHAVRSLMLSDASNAAVTALDHGYYDQAHFIHDFKKLTGSSPEPYLKLARTKTHFYNASLSL from the coding sequence ATGAAAAAATTTCAGGCGCAACCTGTAGCGCAGTTGCATCCTTACATTGATCGCATCTGGGGCTGGGAGAATGAGGCGGATGAAATCATCGCCTTGCCAGAACTATTACCTGGCACAGGGGCGGAGCTGTATTTTCATTATGGTTCGCCATTTCAGTCTCGTAATAGCGTCACAGATAAGCTGGAAAAACTGGCTCCCAGTCATTTGCTGTGCATGCGCCAGCAGAAGCTTGCTCTTTTTGCTGCGGCAGATATTGGCTTTATCGCAGTGCGTTTCAAGATAGGTATGTTACCGCGCTTTACCGACATCCCCATGCGTGAGCTGGCTGACCAGACCGTGACAGCAGAAGACATCTGGGGTCAGGCGGCAAGAGGCTTATGCAGTCAATTGTCATCTGCGGATACGCTGCAAGAAAAACTGAAATTGATCAATGCCTTCCTGCTCGGGCAACTACGCCTGGCAGCAGCAGATGCATTGATAGAACAAGCCATGCCTCTGCTCTATCGACGATATGCAGACATCAGCATACAAGAGTTGGCCGATCATTTTCACATCGGGAGGCGCCAGTTTGAACGCCGCTTCCTGGCTGTCAGCGGGCAGACTGCCAACACGGTGAAATGCATGAGCCGCTTCCAGCATGCCGTGCGCAGCCTGATGTTAAGCGATGCAAGTAATGCTGCGGTCACTGCACTGGATCACGGTTATTATGACCAGGCGCATTTCATCCATGACTTTAAAAAGCTCACTGGCAGCAGCCCCGAGCCATACCTGAAGCTGGCACGCACGAAGACGCATTTTTACAATGCCAGTCTGAGCCTTTAA
- a CDS encoding TetR/AcrR family transcriptional regulator: MSKSRSQPLTRPNNRPNNRPITQPLKQPSQQRSKVTVQAILEAAIHIFDEYGYAAGTTSRIASRAGVSIGSLYQYFPNKDSILTALAEQHLAEGLALSMRLLETLRTTTQALEPVLHDIVGHMIALHEHNPGLHRLLYEEGLLPAQLRQTAKQAEQFLIEEVARCLSLRADVAAVADRQMQAYFVVHAIEHFTHRLVIDQAPVEFQLRGKSELVGMLQRYLQA, from the coding sequence ATGTCTAAATCACGTAGTCAGCCTCTCACCCGGCCTAATAACCGGCCTAATAACCGGCCTATAACCCAGCCTTTAAAACAGCCTTCCCAGCAGCGTTCCAAGGTTACCGTGCAGGCTATCCTGGAAGCAGCTATTCACATTTTTGATGAATATGGCTATGCCGCTGGCACGACTTCACGTATCGCCAGCCGCGCCGGGGTCTCGATTGGTTCACTCTACCAATACTTTCCTAACAAGGATTCGATATTGACGGCATTGGCCGAGCAGCATCTGGCCGAGGGACTGGCTCTCAGCATGCGCCTGCTTGAGACCCTGCGCACGACCACACAAGCGCTGGAGCCGGTATTGCATGACATCGTCGGCCACATGATTGCCTTGCATGAGCACAATCCCGGCTTGCACAGGTTGTTATATGAAGAAGGCTTGCTGCCCGCACAATTGCGGCAGACTGCGAAACAGGCAGAACAGTTTTTGATAGAAGAGGTGGCACGTTGCCTGAGTTTGCGAGCTGACGTTGCAGCAGTTGCTGACCGCCAGATGCAGGCTTATTTTGTCGTGCATGCGATTGAGCATTTCACGCACAGGCTGGTAATAGACCAGGCACCGGTGGAGTTTCAGTTGCGGGGGAAGAGCGAACTGGTCGGTATGCTGCAAAGGTATTTGCAGGCGTAG
- a CDS encoding flavin reductase family protein: MHISSESAILYFGTPVILISTVNEDGSFNLAPISSIFWLGWRALIGVGSSSQTARNLKRNGQCVLNLASVSEVAAVNKLALTTGSDAMSPWKAARGYRLERNKFELAGLTPQKSETVAAARVQECLVQQECTVAAMHGIAEDETMLKGGILTFELRIQRLHVDASLLLDGNPDRIDPDKWQPLIMSFQKFYGLDNQQVHASTLSTIPEKAYRSPDVDKARQIPALSES, encoded by the coding sequence ATGCACATCAGCAGCGAATCCGCCATACTCTATTTCGGCACCCCCGTCATCCTGATCAGCACCGTCAATGAAGATGGCAGTTTTAACCTGGCCCCTATCTCATCCATTTTCTGGCTGGGCTGGCGTGCCCTCATAGGTGTGGGGTCGAGTTCACAAACCGCCCGCAATTTGAAAAGAAATGGTCAGTGCGTACTCAATCTGGCCTCAGTCAGTGAAGTAGCCGCAGTCAACAAGCTGGCGCTGACGACAGGCTCGGATGCCATGTCCCCCTGGAAGGCAGCACGCGGTTACCGGCTGGAGAGAAACAAATTTGAGCTGGCAGGACTGACGCCACAAAAATCAGAAACCGTGGCCGCCGCACGGGTGCAGGAATGCCTGGTGCAACAGGAATGCACCGTCGCTGCCATGCATGGCATAGCCGAAGACGAAACCATGCTCAAGGGTGGCATACTGACTTTCGAGTTGCGCATACAACGCCTGCATGTGGATGCGTCGCTACTGCTGGATGGCAATCCTGACCGGATAGACCCGGACAAATGGCAGCCGCTGATCATGAGCTTCCAGAAATTCTATGGACTGGATAATCAGCAGGTACATGCATCTACCCTATCGACGATACCGGAAAAAGCTTACCGCAGTCCGGATGTCGATAAGGCCCGTCAAATACCTGCATTGTCAGAGTCTTAA
- a CDS encoding Lrp/AsnC family transcriptional regulator, with the protein MDIDAKAWKILAALQRDARISLKALADETGLSLPATSERVKRLEEAGIIKAYRAELNAEALGLQVQAVIGITVPQPQKASLITLLKSLPEVLECLHVTGQNSFLLRVATRDLRHLESFVGNINHYGETRTSIIMSAPIPLRALMPVEGK; encoded by the coding sequence ATGGATATCGACGCCAAAGCCTGGAAAATCCTGGCCGCCCTGCAACGCGACGCCCGCATCTCCCTGAAGGCACTCGCCGATGAAACCGGCCTGTCACTGCCCGCCACCTCTGAGAGAGTCAAGCGCCTTGAAGAAGCGGGTATCATCAAAGCCTACCGCGCAGAGTTGAATGCAGAAGCCCTGGGCCTGCAAGTGCAGGCCGTGATTGGTATCACCGTGCCGCAGCCACAAAAAGCCAGCCTCATTACTCTTCTCAAATCTTTACCTGAAGTGCTGGAATGCCTGCATGTGACAGGACAGAATTCTTTTCTTTTACGCGTTGCGACCAGAGACTTGCGGCATCTGGAAAGCTTTGTCGGGAATATCAATCATTATGGTGAGACGCGTACTTCCATCATCATGTCGGCGCCTATACCTTTGCGGGCTTTGATGCCGGTGGAGGGTAAATGA
- a CDS encoding alpha/beta fold hydrolase: MNMNQARHSQTYWHCYHDPALLARVLTVVQTRHLQSTGVELHIDLYQQQDKAAPVLILNHGGGGYGGLFVGLALAFYEQGYTVIVPDQKGQGRSGGAMGDFTVAEAVQNIVDVANWARTEFSGPLYLCGGSIGGGLTYAAAAVLAKQGRPPVAAVCLNLYDFGDPVTGLAFTRFAGLAKLPGLARMCKAMGSLLAKIVPRMRLPYRPLARFENMVDERDLALGFYARWQADPLTLRTVTARYFASMLATPFVIPLEANTDVPVLVINQKRDKMVNPQLTLDCYQRLAGNKSYAEIDWGHFSLQTEFNKELLALGQQWLSTIPLNHGSTLY; the protein is encoded by the coding sequence ATGAATATGAATCAGGCACGCCACAGCCAGACTTACTGGCACTGCTATCACGACCCAGCTCTGCTGGCACGCGTGCTGACCGTGGTGCAAACACGCCATCTGCAATCTACGGGGGTGGAGTTGCATATAGACCTGTACCAGCAACAGGATAAAGCTGCCCCTGTGCTGATATTGAATCACGGTGGCGGTGGATACGGCGGTTTGTTTGTTGGCCTGGCACTGGCTTTTTATGAGCAGGGTTATACCGTCATCGTGCCTGACCAGAAAGGCCAGGGGCGCTCTGGCGGCGCGATGGGCGACTTTACCGTGGCAGAAGCCGTGCAGAACATCGTCGATGTAGCAAACTGGGCCAGAACAGAGTTTAGCGGCCCGCTCTACCTTTGCGGCGGCAGCATAGGTGGTGGCCTGACGTACGCCGCCGCTGCCGTGCTGGCAAAACAGGGCAGGCCGCCAGTCGCGGCGGTTTGCCTGAATCTGTATGATTTTGGCGACCCGGTCACTGGCCTCGCATTTACCCGCTTTGCAGGCCTGGCAAAACTCCCCGGTCTTGCCAGGATGTGCAAGGCAATGGGTAGCCTGCTGGCAAAAATCGTACCTCGCATGCGCCTGCCCTACCGCCCGCTCGCACGTTTTGAAAACATGGTCGATGAACGCGACCTGGCTCTGGGCTTTTACGCCAGATGGCAGGCTGATCCGCTGACTCTGCGTACAGTGACGGCGCGCTATTTCGCCAGCATGCTGGCGACACCTTTTGTGATACCGCTAGAAGCCAATACTGATGTGCCTGTGCTGGTCATCAACCAGAAACGTGACAAGATGGTCAATCCGCAATTGACACTGGATTGCTACCAGCGGCTGGCCGGTAACAAAAGTTATGCAGAAATAGACTGGGGACATTTCTCTTTGCAAACAGAGTTTAACAAAGAATTACTGGCACTTGGACAACAATGGCTGAGCACAATCCCCCTCAATCATGGCTCAACCTTGTATTAA
- a CDS encoding OPT family oligopeptide transporter: MALQQLDDEQIRTWTRRQKDQWWFDNIYRKDMAQLTLRSALTGFLLGGILAATALYIGAKTGIGIGVGLTSVILSFAIFKILHSMGVTADYSILENNLTQSVATAAGYMVNPMISSLAAYMLITGKIIPWWQMLIWVVVVALIGVLVAFPLKRRFVNEDQLPFPEGRACGVVLDSLYTDGAGGGIYKAKLLGYTSLFAGLYQIIVSDGWMRLIQFKILRMDKWAGMTEAWNLPERLDTYYYTAAMKFQWWIPKIMGTDIRQLGLRLNLDVAMFGVGGLMGIRVASSVMLGAFINFVILAPWMIQNGDIAARTLPNGTVVAISRTEIVNQWGLWWAVTMMVVGSMVGLLAKPELFKAAFKSMTGGGKKEKESGPDPLKDIEVPLWISYVGVPILCALAAWLVNTLFGVPYIMALIAFPLIFVLTIICINAMALTSWAPIGALAKITQFSMGAIDRSNPANNLLPAGMTADIAFNASSLLSDIKPGYMLGGKPRHQVIGHIIGIVSGALACVPLFFLLFLPPDANGLRSTATIVSEQFAFPSALQWKGVAEIIAKGVSGLPTSAIIAMAVAGLCAVFIEVTNVITRGRLPLSSVSIGLGVVLPPESCFAMWLGALIFWYMGKRNAEKGTKGHTFWVEGCEAISAGLISGAAILGIGNAIINVMM; encoded by the coding sequence ATGGCTCTGCAACAGCTGGATGATGAACAGATACGCACCTGGACACGACGACAGAAGGATCAATGGTGGTTTGACAACATCTACCGCAAGGACATGGCACAGCTCACCCTGCGCTCTGCCCTGACAGGTTTCTTGCTGGGTGGCATACTGGCCGCCACGGCATTGTATATCGGTGCCAAGACCGGTATCGGTATTGGTGTAGGCCTGACTTCAGTGATTTTGTCGTTTGCGATTTTCAAGATCTTGCATAGCATGGGCGTGACTGCCGACTACAGCATACTGGAAAACAACCTCACGCAATCGGTCGCCACTGCTGCTGGCTACATGGTCAACCCCATGATTTCCAGCCTGGCGGCGTATATGCTGATCACCGGCAAGATCATCCCCTGGTGGCAGATGCTGATCTGGGTCGTGGTGGTCGCGCTGATCGGTGTGCTGGTCGCATTCCCGCTGAAGCGCCGCTTTGTCAATGAAGACCAATTGCCCTTTCCAGAAGGCCGCGCCTGTGGCGTGGTACTTGACTCGCTCTACACCGACGGTGCAGGCGGCGGCATCTACAAGGCCAAGCTGCTCGGTTATACCAGTTTGTTTGCCGGTTTGTACCAGATCATCGTCAGCGATGGCTGGATGCGGCTGATACAGTTCAAGATTTTGCGCATGGACAAATGGGCAGGCATGACAGAAGCCTGGAACCTGCCTGAGCGCCTGGATACTTATTACTACACGGCAGCCATGAAGTTCCAGTGGTGGATACCCAAGATCATGGGTACCGATATACGTCAACTCGGCCTGCGCCTGAATCTGGACGTTGCGATGTTTGGCGTTGGTGGCCTGATGGGCATACGGGTTGCCAGCAGCGTCATGCTGGGTGCTTTCATCAACTTTGTGATCCTTGCGCCGTGGATGATACAAAACGGCGATATCGCTGCGCGCACTTTGCCAAATGGCACGGTAGTCGCCATTTCCCGTACCGAGATTGTCAACCAGTGGGGCCTGTGGTGGGCAGTGACGATGATGGTGGTGGGCTCCATGGTTGGTTTGCTGGCCAAACCTGAGCTGTTCAAGGCGGCCTTCAAATCCATGACTGGCGGCGGCAAGAAAGAAAAAGAGTCCGGACCCGATCCTTTGAAGGATATTGAAGTACCGCTGTGGATTTCTTATGTAGGTGTACCTATCCTGTGTGCACTTGCTGCCTGGCTGGTGAATACCCTGTTTGGCGTGCCTTACATCATGGCGCTGATCGCTTTCCCGCTGATTTTTGTGCTGACCATCATCTGTATCAATGCGATGGCGCTGACTTCCTGGGCACCTATCGGTGCGCTGGCCAAGATCACGCAATTCAGCATGGGTGCAATAGACCGCAGCAATCCGGCCAATAACCTTTTACCAGCCGGTATGACAGCAGACATCGCCTTCAATGCGTCTTCATTGCTGTCGGATATCAAACCTGGTTATATGCTGGGTGGCAAACCGCGTCACCAGGTCATTGGCCATATCATTGGTATTGTCTCTGGTGCACTGGCTTGCGTGCCGCTGTTCTTCCTGTTGTTCTTGCCACCAGATGCGAATGGCTTGCGCAGCACGGCGACTATCGTCAGTGAGCAATTCGCCTTCCCGTCTGCCTTGCAGTGGAAGGGTGTGGCCGAGATCATTGCCAAGGGCGTCAGTGGCTTGCCGACTTCTGCCATCATCGCCATGGCGGTAGCGGGCCTGTGCGCAGTGTTCATTGAAGTGACCAATGTCATCACCCGTGGCCGCTTGCCGCTGTCTTCAGTATCCATAGGACTGGGCGTAGTCTTGCCACCAGAATCCTGCTTCGCCATGTGGCTGGGTGCCTTGATATTCTGGTACATGGGCAAAAGAAATGCTGAAAAAGGCACGAAAGGCCATACTTTCTGGGTAGAGGGTTGCGAGGCTATCAGTGCAGGGTTGATCTCGGGTGCGGCTATCCTGGGGATAGGTAATGCCATTATTAATGTGATGATGTAG
- a CDS encoding putative quinol monooxygenase, translating into MLLLLAQLQAKTAARGEVKTILKRLVASTQDEAGNIFYAVHQQQDQPNNFIVYELYRDQAACDVHLQSEPVTAALQRMEALLENPPVITFCDTLAHTSMKA; encoded by the coding sequence ATGTTGTTATTATTGGCTCAACTGCAAGCGAAAACTGCCGCAAGAGGCGAAGTTAAAACCATACTGAAAAGACTGGTCGCATCAACACAAGATGAAGCGGGCAATATTTTTTATGCAGTACATCAGCAGCAGGATCAACCGAATAATTTCATAGTGTATGAGTTATACCGCGACCAGGCTGCCTGCGATGTACATCTGCAATCTGAACCTGTTACGGCAGCATTGCAACGCATGGAAGCTTTATTGGAAAATCCACCAGTGATCACTTTCTGCGATACCCTTGCTCATACAAGCATGAAGGCTTAG